CAGGTCAGATCCGGCCCGTAAGCCCACGGAATCTGTGAGAGTGTTGGCACAGATGGGGACGAGGGACGGCGGGCCCACAGTGACAGGGCCCTCCAACCAACCAATCTCACGAGTTACGAGGGGGATCGTGACGGACACGGCTGCCTCTGTCAGTGACTCAGCTGTGGAGTGGGCTGTTTCCCGTTCCGTCACGGCTTGCCTTGCTCGTCGCCAAACCAATTGCCAACGCAACGCAGCGGCAGCGCCGCCGAGGACGAGCCCGCCGGGACGTTCCCTCCACCCGCCGCTCCGGAgtgcgctgccgccgccgtgatcTCCGTCGTGCGGACCGGAGATCCATCCGCCCATTCATTCATCCGGGAGCCAATTGGTCTCCTCAGGTGCTAAGAGGTGGTACGGTCTTAGTTCCCAACCAGATCCAAGTCTCTCTGTCTCTATCTCTATATTCATTCAGTTTGTTGTGGATTTTTATACTGCGTTGTGCCCTGTTAGTCCAAATCCATCCGTCTATCATGTTTTGGCTAGGTTCGTTTGCTTCTTCAGGCTTAGGATCGCCACACTCGACTTTTTGAGGTCCAGTGCACTGCAGCTTATTTTCCAAACAAAATCGTCGGGATTCAAGTGAACCTAGTGCGGGTTCCGCAACTTTTTGTGCCGTTCGTGCAGAGAGTATAAACAAAAGCAAACACCTTTTGCAATGGTTATCTTATATGGCGCACTGATATATTAAGAAAAATCAGTCAGAACCTACTACTCATATGAAGATGAACGTGAGTACGAATCCCAGGTTGAAATAAATCCAGGAGTTAGAATAGATTTTCTAGTTTCTACACATCTTTAGCTCATTAAGGAAAAAACCAGTACAGAGAAGTAGACTGTTATCAGGTTGAGCGCCCTAAGGAACCTGTTGAGAAGACGTTCTTTGTCATTGTTTGACCTTCCTCACTCGTTACTCGTACACTTGATGCTGTTTCGTACTATGTTTTTTCTCTTCTATTGTTTGCTCTTATTATTTCTTAGTTAAAAAAAAGTTCTTGAATGACAGCTTTTTACTGCTAATAAAGGTGTAGTTTGGTTCTGTTATCTTATTCTCTTCTTTTCATGCTGTAGTACAAGCTATAGATATGATCTATAGTCATGGGGTTCCCATTATTCAATATTTTTTCTATCCTTTTGCAATTGGATTCAAATAGGTTCCTAGTAACCTCAAATGGATATGATCTATAGTCATGGGGTAGGATTGACAATATTAATAGCAGGAAATTGGATGCTTCTTTTTTAGTGAGATTTTTCCCCACATATTCCTCTTTGTTTAGTGCCCGTAAAAGGGCTGCCATCTACTTTTAATATGTAGTAGATGACTGCTCGTATTTTCATAAGAGGGCAATACTGCCATGGTTTGACAAGTAATGAGGCAGAGCTAGTTTTTCTTTAGCTCATCTTCTGGCATTGGATCTAAGAGCGCAATGGCGATGCCAAGCTAATCGTGGCAATATCAAACTAATGTGGCCTATGTGTTCTACTGCGCTTACACAATATAATAATTTTAGTTTTCTATTATTTTCACCATGTCCTTTGTGTAGTAGCAAATGCAATACAATATTGCTAGTTCATTAGTAAATATTTATGTTGTATGATCAGTGATTAGAAAAACTAGGTCATTTTTGCAATCCCATTAATCTCTTAAGTATTCTTACAAATTGATTTTGTAATTTTAGGCTGAGTCATCAACGCTATCCTAAATCAATGAAGGGCTGGGGTTTTCTGTTGTTATCTCTACATGTTTTTTCATGCCTAGTTAGTGGTGTTGCCTCTGGTCGCACGAGCCCTTATGTGCGTACAGAGTTCCCGTCTACGGATATACCACTAGAAAGTGAATGGTTTGCAATTCCAAAGGGATACAATGCACCGCAGCAGGTAAATAGCTTTGTCACCAGACTCCAGCTAATTGTCAGTGTTATCATTGTATACTCTGCTTAGTGCTTACATCATGATGTTTCAGGTTCATATCACTCAAGGTGACTATGATGGAAAGGCAGTTATAGTATCTTGGGTTACTCCAGAAGAACCCGGGCCAAGTGAAGTGTTTTATGGCAAGAAGGAGAAGCAATACGACCAGAAAGCAGAAGGCACAACAACAAATTATACGTTTTACGACTACAAATCTGGATACATACACCACTGTCTTGTTGATGGCCTTGAGGTAATATGCTAATAGGCTTCATTTTCCTTCTCATATATTCTTATGTTATATTCTTATCCAAAATGTTTGCCATGCACACTGTTCACCCTGCTAAATGTGATAGCTGAAATGCAACGCTTCTAGATAGAGATGACATCTCTTGTTTAAAGAAAATCTATTAGTCCAGCTACTTTTTACAATGCTATTTGTGCAGCTATCACTCAATTATTATTAGTCCTGGCCACATAATTTTTATTTATCGAAATTCAGTTGTACAAGGTTATTTTATTTGAACATAACGTGCAGCTATTGAAATTGATTTGAGACATTTTCTCATTTCTGCAGAGCTAGTCTTTAGCCCTTTCTTTACATTGTGAGTTCCTATGTAAACTTCCAAAAATATGCTATAACTTTACTGTTTGCACTTTGCAGTATAACACTAAATATTATTATAAGATTGGAAGTGGAGATTCAGCTCGAGAATTTTGGTTTGAAACACCTCCAGCAATTGATCCAGATGCATCATACACATTTGGCATCATAGGTTTGTCTTTTCTTATTTAACTATTATTAATTTTGGTTCCCTGCATATTGCTGTTTAATTGCATTGGAACTCGAACAACTCCTGCCCTAGACACAGAGCTGCAGTTGAGCACAAGCATATGATGATTTTGGTCAGTTTAAACTATGTAATGATTGAGCATGGCTAATGGCTATATTTACAATCTTACCTGAGTTTGTATCCTGAAATCACTCCCAAATGCATTCTGTCCTTCCATAAAAAGCATTCTGGTAGAGTAGAAAAATAAATAGTTATCATGGACAGAAATTAGGTGAATGATATTGCCATAGTATTAGCTGTTCAGCGCTTTGGGCAGCTTTATCTCAACACTTCCTGTCTCTGTTGTTCCAGGTGATCTGGGGCAAACATTTAATTCTCTATCAACTCTTCAACATTATGAGAAAACCGGAGGACAAACTGTTCTATTTGTTGGGGACTTGTCATATGCTGATAGATATGAACATGATGATGGCATTCGTTGGGATTCTTGGGGTCGACTTGTTGAACGCAGTACTGCATACCAGCCATGGATTTGGAATTCTGGAAACCATGAAATAGAATACAGGCCTGATCTGGTAATTTATATTCACATGTTTGCATTTTTTTTACTGGTGAAAGCCCCAGACAATGATAACAAGTTGGCAAAATTCCCGACATTTATGGCCTATCCTCTGGAAGCTTTTCTGTGTTATTGTTTCTTGTTTAAGCATGCTCAAGCGATGGCAAGTGCGACTAAAGGGTCACTGTAGAGAGTTCGCGATATAGACTGTAATGATGTTCTTGTTAGTTAGGTTGTCAGTTGTAACTACCTATTATGGCTGTGTGGTTTCATACCTTGCCAAGGATTTATTCTTATAACATTATCACATGACCAGAGCAACACCTTCCATTTGAACATAACTGCCTAAACCTGCTTTTAAAAGGAAAATTTTACTGATGCCTGTTGTCTTTTTGTTCAGCGACTCTATCTCTATTATTATTTGATATTTTCAGGGAGAAACTTCTACATTTAAGCCATATCTGCATAGATATATGACTCCATACTTGGCATCAAAGAGCAGTTCTCCTATGTGGTATGCTGTCAGGCGTGCATCTGCTCATATTATCGTGTTGTCTAGCTACTCACCATTTGGTAACATGCTCTTCCAGCTCGCTTTGTTTTGTTTCTTCCATGCAATATTGTGATATTTAAAGTCATTTGTCTGTTACAGTTTGATACTTTGATTTCTATATCTATGATTTCTTTTGGTTTTGGTGAAAGTTTGAAGCTGCAACTAAGTGTTATGAACTTGTAACTTTTAGTGTTGTGTGTTAACAGGTATTGACGCTTCCTTAATGAATAGAAGACTACAGTAGTCCCTTTATATTGACATCATATATATTGCTAGATTTCAGAAGCATGTTTGATTTAGTAGCTGGATAGCTTTTTACTGAGTTAACTGATTTGTTAGTTTTTTGTGGCATATTCCGATTCAAGTATGTGTCCTAACTTCTGAACTTACTTCTGATGTTTATTAGTAAAATACACTCCTCAATGGTGGTGGCTGAAGAATGAACTCAAGCGCGTGGACAGGGAGAAGACACCTTGGCTTATAGTTCTCATGCATTCTCCCATGTACAACAGCAATGAGGCACATTATATGGAGGGTGAGAGTATGAGGGATGCTTTTGAGAAATGGTTTGTGAAGTACAAGGTCGACTTGGTATTTGCAGGGCATGTTCATGCTTATGAGAGATCAGTAAGTTCTTCCATTCAGCAAAGTGTCCTCCATTTGGCGTGGTAGACAAGCTGAGCATGGTCCGGATTTCGTGAATTTGTTCCTTTGGAGTTGAATTAGAGATTTGAATGTTAATTTCTCATTGGTACCTTATAAATTACTTGCAGTACCGCATTTCAAATGTCAACTACAACATAACATCGGGGAATCGATATCCAGTGCCAGACAAATCTGCTCCTGTTTACATAACTGTTGGTGATGGAGGCAACCAGGAAGGACTTGCTTCAAGGTGAGAGGAAATAGCCAAACTTATTATTGGTACTATTTCGTTTACTGAACTCTTACACCCATCTGGCCTAGTAGCCACAAGGTTTGTGGTGTTTGAGGCCATGGTTTGAACTTTCAAGTCCGTGCTCACCTCAGCATCGGAGATACACAGTTCCTCCTGCGCATTATtgcttcttccttttctttagCAAGCTCTTAAGAGGCTTGCCTGATGAGCTAACCCACCATGACGCAGGTTTAATGACCCCCAGCCAGACTACTCTGCATTCAGGGAGGCCAGTTACGGCCATTCAATTTTACAACTGAAAAACAGGACTCATGCTGTCTACCAGTGGAATAGAAATGACGATGGGAATAACGTTCCAGCAGACACCGTGGTGTTTCATAACCAACACTGGTGAGTGCCCTGCTAACGGCTTTTATCTAGGGCAATTATTGTTCTAACTGTAATGTTCATCGgttgcttcttttatgagcttAATACCCTGCCAGTTTGTCCTGATAGTCAGACTATAACCTTTCATAATCTGCAATTGTTTTTCGAAGCTCTGACTGCTGATGCCATCCATCTGATTGAACGGACATTGTTTGCCCGCAGGACAAGCAGCACGCGCCGCAGGAGGCTGAAGAAGAACCATTTCCATCTCGAGAACCTCGAGGATCTGATCTCCCTATTCTAGGAGAGCTGGCTAGTCCTGCCCGCTGCGCGGCATGGCCTTCATGGAGCAATGGCCGAATAGCACCGTTGCTAGTGTCCGGTGCTCTTCGGAGCAGCAAGGCCGGCGATCAGACCAGCCATTGCAAGTCCAGCAACCCGACTTCAGGCCAAAGCAGTCATGCTGACCCCTGTGGATCTGAATGCTGGACTGTATGAATATAGCGAGAAATAATACGAGGTTCGTCGTCGTCAGTACAGATGTGATCACTTTACATACAATGAACATCATTTCCCACCCTTGTCCGGGAACCATGCATTTCCTCTTGTCGGCGTCGTTGCCAGTGGGAATTCGTTGTCTGTGGATTACTCCCTCTCCATTTCGTCACGGGATTATGATCCTGATGTGGACACATGCTGGCGCTATGAATTCCCCCTTCCCGTCGAGAAACGGGCAGGTGCCAAGTGTGGCAGGTCAAGTAGACCGTTCTTAAATCCACAGACCTGGCCCAATCCCATGAAGGCAGCCAGCCCCCGAATTGGCAATGACTAGTTCCTGCTTGACCGGTTGCTTTCGAGTTTCAACACCTTTTTTAATAGTCTGCGTTCTCTGCCCAGCCAACTCTCTTTCTTATATCGGTCACGCGTCACCTGAGCAGCTCATTGCCGTTCCGTTCGAGCCGTCCACGTCAGAATCGTAATCTAGTGCCGTTTCACCGAATCGTCCGCGTCACAGTCGGAATCCACGTGCTCTTCGCTTTATGATTCGGACAGTTAAATCCATGCCACAAAGAAAAGCCCTGTTTTCTGCCCCTCTGGAAAAtcgaaaaaaaaaaagatcaaaCACAGCATCCTACCTGTGGTTCAAAAACTTTCATCCAAAGAATTTTAAACCGGCAAGTGGCTCAGGGCGCTTCACGATCGACGTGGCCAGAAGCTCGCGCCAGGAGGAGAGCGGCTTTCCCAAGAACGGAAAGCCCCGTCGCCGCAAGCAGTGTCACGAGAAGAGAGAGTTCTTCGCCGCCAACTCCAACCAAGAGCGAATCCAACTGCCACGGAAATGATAAACTACGCTAGATCCGAGCTGTGCAAGAGACCACACCTTGATCAggctcccctcctcctcctccgcttaGCAGTTAAACAACCGTGCAAATATTCCCTCAGGATAAGCCCGGGCATTAATAAAACCACCCACCTGGTGGTCAGGTGGTGGTCTAGCCAAGCCCTGCTCGTACCGCACAGCTCCGCATGGTGACTCGGATCCGAGACGGTCACCTGAGCGCGTCTGGAGGAACCGACCGGCGAGGCGGGCTTGCcctggcagcggcggcgccgccggccgccaccgcttGGCGCACGGTAAAGGGCGCCGTGTTGGCGCGGCCGCGGGCCAGGCGGACAGGGACCGACTGCCGCCGCGTCAGCGGGCCGCGCCCGGACAACGGCAAGTGGGCCAATAAACGAGACCGGCGACGCGCGACGGCGACCGGCAGGGATCATGGGTTGGCAGGTTGCTGCATGCCGCCGTGTGGGGGAGTGGTTTGTTTCGCAGGATGCAATTCAATTCATTTGTCTATTTGTTACAATTCTCTCGAGAGTTCCTCCTTTTTTCCGAGTCGAATTTAACAACGTCCGCATGGTATTCCAATTCCGGTGATTCGCTGACACATGTTCAGACGTTGCTGCTAGTACTTCCGCGGAATCGTTGGGCTAAAAAATAGCACGCCCTCTCAAGCCATGAAAGAACATCAACGACCGTTGGTGTCACGGTCTCAACGGCGAAGGAGCCCTGCTCCTGCAGGTCAAACTCCGTTGCCTTGGCAAGCGGGAAAGGTAAACGATGCTGCCCCATGCCCGTTGGCCATCGCCCCGGTTCATACCTGGTCACCTTGTTTCCGAATCCGTACAAAGCTGGGGGAGAAAGCGTCCAAGGTCAGGCGTGCATTGAACTTCCCTTTCCGGAATATATCGTGATGTTTATGCAGAAGAGCAGGTTGGGTGGTCTCGCCGAAATGCCTTTTCCTGCAGAGCAGGGCATGGACTTTTGCGAAATGAAAAAGGTACGAATTGACGAATGCTCGTCTAGTATGCATGTACTAGACCAATCCAGCTGGCCCAGCAAGTAACGCAGGAATCTCTTTTGCTCAAGGAGATCGGTTGGAGGATCGTATGGCATATGGACGCATTATTGAGTGTGGAGTGGACGCCACCCCACTAGGACTGGTCTTTCGAAAAACAAAAGCTATGACCAAATCGAATTCTTGTAATCCTTTTACCTGCTGGTTTGTTGCGAATTTGAGTGAATGAACTGTTTTCTTCATTTAAAAAATGAACCGTTTTCTTGAGGAACTGAGAATTGCAAGCGAAATGCGAACATTTTCGACCTGTGAGTAACATATTGTCACCACACAAATTCTCGCTATACCAGCTAGGGCATGACAATTTTGTACAGatttttcttgatttttgaCATATGAATGCAGCTATCGAATTTTCACGGTCATAAAAAATTGCGCAGCACAGCACACTGACAGAAAAGGCTGCCACTGAGATACGAATACGACAGGGGCTAcgccgttggatctggatccaacggccAGGATCaccccgcgccccgccccgtGGAGCTGTCGCTGGCGCTTGGTGCAAGGCAATAACCACAACCCGTTTCCAATTCCATTGCCCATTTCTTTTCCATTTCTGTCTCTCTTTCTCGTCGCCGCCCccgtcgccaccaccaccacttcCCTCCCCTCCCACCCGcacccgccgcgcgcctcccccaTTCGCCTCGATTTCGCCGGCGATGTACGGCAACGACAACTGGATCAACAGCTACCTCGACGCCATCCTCGATGCCGGCAAGGGCgctgcgggcgcgggcgcgggcgcgggcggcgccgccgccaggggccgtggcggaggcggcgtcggcgtcggcggcgggtACGGAGACCGGCCCTCGCTGCTCCTCCGCGAGCGCGGCCACTTCTCCCCCGCCCGCTACTTCGTCGAGGAGGTCATCACCGGGTACGACGAGACGGACCTCTACAAGACCTGGCTCCGGGTACGCGCTCGCGGCGCGGCTCCGCTCCTTCCCCCAGGCGTGCGCCGTGGGCGGAGGGTGGGCACGCGCTCCGAATCCCTGGCTCCCCTGCTCGCCGCCGTTCTTCCTTGGCTGGTGATCCGCGGGATGTGCTGATCGATCTGTGTGTTGTGTGTGACCGCGCGTGCACGTGGTGGGTGGGCGCAGGCGAACGCGATGCGGAGCCCGCAGGAGAAGAACACGCGCCTGGAGAACATGACCTGGAGGATCTGGAACctcgccaggaagaagaaggaggtgcGACTTTTCGCTCTTGGTTCGTTTCTTCTCTCTCTTCGTGCTGCTTGTTTTGTTCCTGATGATGCGGTACGAGAGGATGTGTGCCCATCCGTTTTCGATAATTCAATACAGACGTTGGGCCCCCGAAAGAGGAGCAGTGGGTTAGATTAGCAGTTAGTGGTGCATTTTAGAGAGCACCGGGATCTGTTCGATAGAATGCAATGATCATACACTCATCCAGCTATGGTCCTTCTCGATGAGCAGTATTGTGCCAGAAGTGCCCCAATGATGGGGAACATTATGCCAAGCCTTTCAAGTTTCATGTGTAATCGGATTATGTGAGTTAGCTATTATCATCACCTGGCCTCCTGTTTGTcatcttccccccccccccccccggtaaCTTCTCACACTGTCTAATTTGCTTGATAAAGTGGTATAATGTGAAGAACATACAGGCATACATCACCTCCCTTATAGATGTATGGATACACTGACTGCAAAGCTTTCTACTAAGCAGCCACTCATATTAGTCTATTTTTGTTTTCATCAGCGACAATACTAACAGATAAAGTGAGACTGGTGAAATTTAGCTTGAAACACTATAGATCTAGATAGAAAGATGGAGCAAAAGTGTTTTTTGCTGCTATCGGTGTCAATACAATCCACAATAAAATATTATGGGCGATGGAATGATATGCTTTTCCTTTGGAAAATCTGTAATAATTGCATACTCATGTTGGTTAGTAGAGTGCAGGCCACGTGGTGTTCTCCCACATATTCTGAAAAGGAAAATTTCTTTTGCTAATAGAAAATTATGGAGAAATGCACTGGACAATGATTTTGGCAGGTGGAGGGTCCATTTAGGTTGTTTCTGTATTGCAACCTCAAAACTCAAAAGCCAAGAAGTTCAGCTATCAAGACTAAATTTCTACCTTTTACGCACAAATCCTAATATTCCATTTTCTTTTATCAATTCCAAGAGTTTTTTCttctgcatttaattctgtccCTTTAAGTCCATTCATCATTCAATGCCAGTAAAACGGCTGAGGTGTGCTTCATGTGGTCAAAATAGACTGAAGATTTTAATCTGTAGTAGACTAAGAATATCTTACACGGcaaccccccacccccccccccccccgccgcccccccccccaaaaaaaaaatctggaAACATTCTCAATGGTCTTCTCCATTCCTGGTTGCCATTTCTTATCTGCTGCCTGGAAAGTATATTGGAAGTTCCATTTACACTCCACTAAACCTATAATTTGAGATCTGTTTGGATGAACAAGCAGAAGTGGAACCTTCAATTGATAAGGACATTCCTGCAGAGCAACTTTTGTGCACACCTTATTTCAAGGTCTTCAATGTGTATtcggattttaatttgatgaagATTTATTATGGGCAAAAATGGCTATGTAGCATCTACAACTCATTATCAATGCAGCGTTGAAAGATTTTGGCACATTTTAATTCTGCtcaaagatcagtatgtcagTCTTTTTACCGCTATGTTAATATCCAGCATACTTTCTACAAATTTTTCACATTCTGAAGACAAATGGGGTTGAGTGGCACTACCTCCGTTCTTAAATATATGACACCGTTGACTTTTTTACTCAAACTTTGACCAATGATATTTATTTAATGAATTAGTTAAACAAAGTAAAATAAGTACCAGTACGTCTATCATCAAAAGTACTTTAGATTTAACTTGTAGTTTTATCTATTTGCATAAATATTTGTAGAAAAGATGAAGAGTCAAACGAATGAAAAAAAGTCAAAGCTGCAACAAACCCTTCTTGTGGTATTTGACTGAAGTGTTCATTTTCAGACGCTACCATTTCCCTCCTTTTTCTTAGAATTTGCAGTTACTCTTAGTTACCTGCAATACAGGCACCAAGGGCTTATAACTTAGATGATCTGGAGTCCGGAATGCTTGGGATATATAGATACAAGATAAATTATTGTTGCTGTGCTCTTATCCGCTGGCTTGATGACAACCTTATTAAGCACTATAAGCAAGTTTTTTTTTGTGCACTTGGTGCATTGGGTATTTTGACTTCTAATCTGATATATTGTCGTCAAATGTAGATTTGATGCCAGTTTACTTTCACATTTCCACCTTATATGATAATTACATCATCACTTATATTTGAACTTCTATCTCTTTCAATTAATGTAGTGTTTGTTTGTTACATAAATGTTTAAATATTCAGTTtgagaaagaggaagccagtcGCTTGTCAAAACGCCGTCTAGAGACTGAGAAGCAACGAAATGATGCTACTGCAGATATGTCTGAAGATCTCTTTGAAGGAGTGAAGGGAGAGGATGCTGGTGATCCTTCTGTTGCCTATGGTGATAGCACAACTGGGAACACACCTAAGATCAGTTCATTTGACAAGCTATACATAGTGTTGATCAGGTATGGAGTATTTTGTTTAGCAACTTCTTACTGTATATTTTTTTATACTTCGATGTAAACTTGTAAAGTACATGTTACAGATTGATTAAGTTGCATGTGATTTATTCATCATCTAATGAGATGCTATTCATAATTGTTGCAAAATGATATACAGTAAATTGAAGAAGGTTAATAAATTTATACCATTGCGTGCCAAGAGGTCCTCTGTCTATTGCCCCAAAACACACACACAAGGAAACCAACTTCCTAACCTGAACAGTGCACAGTGTTTATACTATTAGTATTGTTGGTTTCACATGGTGTCCATGTAGCCTGGTTTAAATATGATGTAATCCTTTGGCTAGTTGGTATTTTTAATGTAATCTATTTGCCATTAAATTTGTGTTATGATGTATTGTACTGTAGCCTTCATGGCCTGATTCGTGGAGAGAATATGGAGCTTGGCCGTGATTCAGATACTGGTGGCCAGGTAATAGTATTGTCAATGCTTTTAATTATAGAAGCAAGTAAAAGTGTTTCTTCCTTTCTTCAGAATGAATAACTCAAGCCATACCCTATAATTAAGTGGAGCGGCTGTCACTTGCATTTTATCCTTCGAAAATATCCACTAAAAGAATATCATACAAGGCATGATTTCACTTGCATCCATTATGTGCTGTTTCATAGGTCAAATACGTCGTGGAACTTGCTAAAGCATTAAGTTCATCTCCTGGAGTTTACCGTGTTGATCTATTGACAAGACAAATCTTAGCCCCAAATTTTGACCGTGGCTACGGTGAACCAGATGAGATGCTGGCTTTGACAAGCTTCAAGAACTTAAAATTTGAAAGAGGAGAGAACAGTGGTGCACATATCATCAGAATACCGTTTGGCCCCAAAGACAAGCATCTAGCTAAAGAAAATATCTGGCCTTTCATTCAAGAATTTGTTGATGGTGCACTGGGTCATGTAGTGCGGATGTCAAAAACAATAGGCGAAGAAATTGGCAGTGGGTGTCCAGTTTGGCCTGCTGTGATCCATGGCCATTATGCCAGTGCAGGAGTTGCTGCTACCCTACTATCTGGAGCGCTCAATGTTCCTATGGTGTTTACAGGGCATTTTCTTGGGAAAGATAAGTTGGAAGGGCTTCTCAAGCAAGGGAGACAAACAAGGGAACAAATAAACATGACATACAAAATAATGCGCCGAATTGAGGCAGAGGAGTTGTCTCTCGATGCTTCCGAAATAGTTATCGCAAGCACAAGGCAAGAGATAGAAGAGCAGTGGAACTTGTATGACGGTTTTGAGGTCATGCTTGCAAGGAAGCTCCGTGCACTAGTCAAACGTGGTGCTAACTGTTTTGGTCGCTATATGCCTCGTATGGTTGTGAGTAAACACTATTACTCTGTTTTCTTGAACAATCAATTATTACTAGCACAGTAGCACTTATGCGAACTGTATTTCTTGGATGCTTGTTGTTTTCATCTATTATAGAGGTTTAAAACACTTTAGTTCTCTATTACTTGCTCTGCAGATAATTCCTCCAGGTGTTGAATTCGGCCACATCATTCATGATTTTGATTTGTACGGAGATGAAGATAGCCCGTCTCCAGCCTCTGAGGATCCATCTATTTGGTTTGAGGTTGTGAAATTATCCTCAGATTTGTACTCGCAAGACCTCACTTTTTATTTGACTTATTCAATAACTGATATTAGCAGTGACTTGTTTATTCCTATTAATCCTATGTTATGTTTAAAGCTTGTGTGCTGATGATATGTTTGTGATGGCAGATAATGCGATTCTTCACAAATCCTAGGAAACCTATGATTCTGGCTATTGCCCGTCCATATGCTGAAAAGAATATTACAACGCTTGTGAAGGCATTTGGTGAATGCCATCCATTGAGAGAGCTTGCTAACCTTGTAAGATAAGACTAAGAACCTAACATTTTCGTGTTTCAGACATATCATGCTCCAATATCATAAGTATTAAAGCTGTCAATAATCTAGAATTTTGACACTCTTTTCCTTCACCTTTTGATTTTGCATTCCAGACATTGATAATGGGTAACCGTGAGGCGATTTCCAAAATGAATAAAGTCAGTGCAGCTGTTTTGACATCGGTGCTTACATTGATTGATGAATATGATTTATATGGTCAAGTGGCATACCCAAAGCATCACAAGCACTCTGAAATTCCTGATATTTATCGTTTAGCAGCAAGAACAAAGGTATATTGTTTTTAGCAAAGAAAATTGGTGGTGCCATATTTTTTCCCCCTTCGATTGAATGCCAAAAACTTGAAGTAGTTTGCCTTTGATAGTTATCTttttaaaattttctttcaacaAGTATTCATGATTATATACAAGTGTGCAATACAGTAGGTGTTTTCTTATTTTAAATGGCATTCACCAGTACAAGTTTTCTTTTTATATGTATGTCAATACTGACATCATCTGTTGAACATCTGCAGGGCACTTTTGTAAATGTTGCTTACTTTGAGCAATTTGGTGTCACATTGATAGAGGTCATAACTATTGAAATCGAAATTCATTTTTGTATCCCATATCATTTATGTATCCTTA
The genomic region above belongs to Panicum hallii strain FIL2 chromosome 4, PHallii_v3.1, whole genome shotgun sequence and contains:
- the LOC112889340 gene encoding phosphoenolpyruvate phosphatase, whose translation is MKGWGFLLLSLHVFSCLVSGVASGRTSPYVRTEFPSTDIPLESEWFAIPKGYNAPQQVHITQGDYDGKAVIVSWVTPEEPGPSEVFYGKKEKQYDQKAEGTTTNYTFYDYKSGYIHHCLVDGLEYNTKYYYKIGSGDSAREFWFETPPAIDPDASYTFGIIGDLGQTFNSLSTLQHYEKTGGQTVLFVGDLSYADRYEHDDGIRWDSWGRLVERSTAYQPWIWNSGNHEIEYRPDLGETSTFKPYLHRYMTPYLASKSSSPMWYAVRRASAHIIVLSSYSPFVKYTPQWWWLKNELKRVDREKTPWLIVLMHSPMYNSNEAHYMEGESMRDAFEKWFVKYKVDLVFAGHVHAYERSYRISNVNYNITSGNRYPVPDKSAPVYITVGDGGNQEGLASRFNDPQPDYSAFREASYGHSILQLKNRTHAVYQWNRNDDGNNVPADTVVFHNQHWTSSTRRRRLKKNHFHLENLEDLISLF